The following are encoded in a window of Plasmodium vivax chromosome 10, whole genome shotgun sequence genomic DNA:
- a CDS encoding hypothetical protein, conserved (encoded by transcript PVX_079720A), with the protein MENKKIALATINDIETDKNVDALSMITKIDLKLTNGKDGNSTKIRNINFEDSLRMNDEQIKVKEAVFILHNMENFNYSISYTEVQDIRNDLRLFAINNYHEKKYTDCLIQSIHSYMIAKKYYSKYFGFYITGDMSTELILICKCYVLVEKFSEGKKYLHELKFLIDNTLFYIHKKGILDDEQQKKVEQVNNASRAKNLDSNYEEPVILCGTEVLSNILYIFADLLSLYKQNEEAESYYLKYLFMIEKCFKADSLNYSDALNDVCSYYIKIRDYSKALPLCEQILEIRKKFFGDYNSENPNEVIADCYCNWGLLLRLSGNTMESLHKYLIAVDMRMRIHKTRQTIQVQDILLSFAILMQQLNNFRMSLQLYKEVYSFYKSYYGPDDMNTKVVFKLIEELEKDIMKENTKGEKMVSFPDVENCLSSINDKLRRDNKVEKKWKGSNTKLQNAWKKSDVDPNLIEDLMNERVLINTRNMPSKNLSNKKTFISMEGKLKYTDLNYSSIDAYKHMQSNKQFEIFKSSFFTISSINRIKSLYADSWKSTLIPSTYILPFVETKLVDNNLVKYAQCKDFQNAIIYKRKILPIVNIPLIERGYVKLDNDQPIMICNDDAKVLLSEWNIKEPFVDSKGKVISKYEDLDNEFNMFISILDENNEVMLGFYNNPLLVPNPAIHHCLILGDPYYFHRYNQVNHLYSFDNLNMLNKKLFNKKFFRPAKINRFNFNANNNNLQDSKKYGKIKTGSMKPFGFKAKNGSFKIAPKKSMGGKSSTNGEATNKEGDATPEETMDRSKSKNLLKGKRLIKEGSEANLKKDELEGEPPKEENKGEKGEIKTDKDDKKDDQKGDKNSYVRSDKKDSRRESRRESHRESHSESRRESRRESHRESHSESRRESRRESHSESRRESRRESRRESRRETLSQPQDQPRSSAKSELDELNELMKKMKYKEEREVKKTSNIFGDQKKAPKTKVPIKKVHVLRSKNNNSSTVFSKEKYALKSTGKLSNLFPRPREKIKLIGYSNSNQHDKLERTLRKIRLNKEPILKASIDHNIRMDLQSNMNSMEQHEIDNLKREIYYENAQSSSYTNSGDSSSGNDSERLSSYKEYHMHKRKGRKSSTKHSKGSTSVGAESNSLNESDDNVESSSDFTAGSSTQSASHRKGSHYRKEFYTQGCENDDDEDIIDICKILDVNQSHESSSEYSNANSLTGKKGSQEGSTSSYGINDGNNQMGERSDKSNSPFISEKKKNNVSEMFSNGSGISNGHTIYEEDGKKKSANLGDNPSGATNILSKSSASHIKDKINEIKNVNKSDILFKFRFNHEGSLSNENVFSDSDISENELYANPFGSAQGSEATSDGHSSEYSSFQRKNKQVGSSPNDEDNKMNTPSADNNSLVNNNNKGFLKDDEGNGTNKTGEEIVLSENEEFYEEIIFKEERIDAEDAADAADAEIASRSETEKSDHMTYKSSEEHSNVGYQKEYFSKIYQDSQPCQQDEETSSESQKNELVAIDKESFTDNLYLRSNSIEELDSNLITHKYRSNNAEKEPPKEESLNGRNHIPTDLLNREKDNAPSTKLYKKRKGKKFLSNNKHLPENEADISLNDYHDEHSSKNDSVNIVYYRPHDDKRQTKRENTNDKHIIGTELSSNLSNRSVHSIHAVHSDNNVTQECDINYDYSFYSNVGSDNNGNVMKGKKKKKKMENFLHPNRGTKISKLLSFFSKKKKKKKLEKLSTSSGEPAPSKHSPLNEEDKDAIFPSNPFSDISIDKKNEKDVSLTNNAKLRNGKKKRLFVSEPLHGMDKPKLAIKSKGMGLKKVLMMKKGIFSKKSAIEKKQSLPKNNEVGALEEKGKAPLVKESPKGDAGSGEAGDAGDASDAGDENNPINASEMSKSSGASKAPEPPGEANAKEQSNEEANVKEDPAKETENKDEPVTKKSSTEITSGDEPNEKKDEASEKVENKFPKKMSPLSVPKKIMVKKIVPKIVPKIVVNKAIIIKDKSTIKKSAGIKYEVKTVKNINDKLAFDVLRKVKYCKIGFEPDETLGTLPTVHLLNEDKILLAIVPWQLDLTSFSLAKSSVEEETIKKIGLMHRKFDLSIEERKNQVLNENRLLTGEGLKELGFTSTPTTSKAAVASINLLEGIDTNALKNAYKIEKKSEPKEKTPALKKEAPKMSPKEKGGKKGGPKFMKGPPKGVKGGPVIGKGKGKISKVKQAKDEGKTKRFFWEALFEDDIPGTLFEDKKELISKIAIEKESVEKSFAKAVSKKEEGAELKIKKPKVIQLLPDSKREYNMSIALSKFNNYTFKEIRDAIMDLNPKILNIDNTEVLMQYVPTAEEFEIVKEYILSNGDLNLVDKPEQYVAALMGVPLLKQRLESHYFALSFKENYENTLTPLENILESCEAVKNSTKLFTILFTILNVGNTLNYGDPQRGNAFGFKLTTLAKLNDIRSTTKPVKTLLQYICEIIYQKSADTLEIIEELRSIEKVTKTDKQIIDSVLQKLKLGSNKIKNVLDLAKKNPDDPLYEALKEFYFSVEPKIEELETFYNQTFAVFKEIALYLGYKEKEVGNIQVQDFFKELWKFVQSIEFNRKTINETTLKELKKKEKELENVKKGAVLSKKQNFTIVKKQEKEPKTQLEKKTFKIF; encoded by the coding sequence atggaaaataaaaaaatcgcacTGGCAACAATTAACGATATCGAAACGGACAAAAATGTAGACGCGCTAAGCATGATCACAAAAATCGACCTCAAATTAACGAATGGGAAAGATGGAAATTCcacaaaaataagaaacaTAAACTTTGAGGACTCCCTACGGATGAATGACgaacaaataaaagtaaaagaaGCTGTCTTCATACTGCACAACATGGAAAACTTCAATTATTCAATTAGTTACACGGAAGTTCAAGACATAAGAAATGATTTAAGACTGTTTGCCATTAACAACTATCATGAGAAGAAGTACACAGATTGTTTGATACAATCTATTCACTCGTATATGATagccaaaaaatattattcgaAATATTTTGGCTTCTACATCACGGGAGACATGAGCACAGAGTTGATTTTAATTTGCAAGTGCTACGTATTAGTGGAAAAATTTTCCGAAGGAAAGAAATACCTAcatgaattaaaatttttaattgatAATACGCTCTTTTAtatacacaaaaaggggatccTTGATGACGAGCAACAGAAGAAGGTAGAACAGGTCAACAATGCCAGTAGGGCCAAAAATTTAGATTCCAACTATGAAGAACCAGTTATCCTATGTGGAACGGAGGTTTTATCAAACATactctacatttttgcagatCTATTAagtttatataaacaaaatgaagaagccgAAAGCTACTACTTGAAGTATCTCTTTATGATAGAAAAATGTTTCAAGGCGGATAGCCTAAATTATAGCGATGCGCTAAATGATGTTTGCTCCtactatataaaaattaggGACTACTCCAAAGCTTTACCGCTTTGTGAACAAATTCTcgaaataagaaaaaaattctttggTGATTACAATTCCGAAAATCCAAATGAAGTAATTGCTGACTGTTACTGCAATTGGGGGTTGCTTCTTCGATTATCAGGAAACACCATGGAATCTTTGCACAAATACCTAATCGCAGTTGATATGAGAATGAGGATTCATAAAACGAGACAAACTATCCAAGTGCAGGACATTCTTCTCTCCTTCGCCATTCTCATGCAACAGCTAAACAACTTCAGGATGTCCCTACAGCTGTACAAGGAGGTTTATTCCTTTTACAAAAGTTACTACGGCCCAGATGATATGAACACGAAAGTTGTTTTCAAATTAATTGAAGAATTAGAAAAGGATATCATGAAAGAAAACACCAAGGGTGAAAAAATGGTATCATTCCCCGATGTGGAAAATTGCTTATCTAGCATAAATGACAAACTGAGGAGAGACAataaagtggaaaaaaagtggaagggCTCCAACACCAAATTGCAGAATGCGTGGAAAAAGTCAGACGTGGACCCAAACCTAATTGAAGATCTAATGAATGAACGAGTTTTAATCAACACGAGAAATATGCCCTCTAAAAatttaagtaataaaaaaacgtttATATCAATggaaggaaaattaaaatatactgACTTAAACTATTCCAGCATTGATGCATATAAACACATGCAATCAAATAAACAATTCGAAATTTTTAAGAgctcattttttactatttccTCCATTAATAGAATTAAATCTTTATATGCGGACTCATGGAAAAGTACCCTAATTCCGTCTACATACATATTACCCTTTGTTGAAACCAAGCTGGTTGACAATAATTTGGTGAAATATGCCCAGTGCAAGGATTTTCAAAATGCCATTATTTACAAGAGGAAAATTCTACCCATAGTTAATATACCCCTAATAGAAAGGGGATACGTGAAACTGGACAACGACCAACCGATCATGATTTGCAACGATGACGCCAAGGTTCTCCTCAGCGAATGGAACATTAAAGAACCCTTTGTAGATTCCAAGGGGAAAGTAATTAGCAAATATGAAGACCTAGACAACGAATTTAATATGTTCATATCTATTCttgatgaaaataatgaagTTATGCTTGGCTTTTACAACAACCCTTTGCTTGTGCCAAACCCTGCCATACATCACTGCCTCATTTTGGGAGACCCCTACTATTTCCACAGATACAATCAAGTTAACCATCTGTACTCCTTCGACAATTTAAACATGCTGAATAAGAAACTTTTTAACAAGAAATTCTTTCGACCCGCTAAGATAAACCGTTTCAACTTTAATGcaaataataacaatttgCAAGATTCTAAGAAatatgggaaaataaaaactggGAGCATGAAACCCTTCGGGTTCAAGGCCAAAAATGGCTCGTTCAAAATTGCGCCGAAAAAAAGCATGGGAGGGAAAAGTAGCACAAATGGTGAAGCGACGAATAAAGAGGGGGACGCTACGCCGGAGGAAACGATGGACAGAAGCAAGTCTAAGAATCTcttgaaggggaaaagattAATAAAGGAAGGATCGGAAGcgaatttgaagaaggaTGAACTGGAGGGGGAGCCGCCcaaggaggaaaacaaaggggaaaagggtGAAATAAAAACGGACAAGGACGATAAAAAGGATGACCAAAAGGGTGACAAAAACAGCTACGTAAGGAGCGACAAAAAGGACTCAAGGAGGGAATCACGCAGGGAATCTCACAGGGAATCTCACAGTGAATCAAGGAGGGAATCACGAAGGGAATCTCACAGGGAATCTCACAGTGAATCAAGGAGGGAATCACGAAGGGAATCTCACAGTGAATCGCGCAGGGAATCACGCCGAGAATCACGCAGAGAATCACGCAGGGAAACCCTGAGCCAGCCGCAGGACCAACCAAGGAGCAGCGCCAAAAGCGAACTGGATGAACTGAACGAACtcatgaagaaaatgaagtaTAAAGAGGAAAGAGAAGTCAAAAAAACGTCAAACATCTTTGGTgatcaaaaaaaagcaccAAAAACAAAAGTGCCAATTAAGAAAGTGCACGTTCTAAGgagcaaaaataataattcctCCACCGTATTTTCAAAAGAAAAGTATGCATTAAAAAGTACCGGAAAATTGAGCAATTTATTTCCAAGGCctagagaaaaaataaagctaaTTGGGTATAGCAATTCGAATCAACACGATAAATTAGAAAGAACGTTAAGAAAAATTAGATTAAATAAGGAGCCCATCCTGAAGGCATCGATTGATCATAATATCAGAATGGATCTCCAAAGTAACATGAACAGCATGGAACAACACGAAATAGACAATTTGAAGagagaaatatattatgaaaatgcACAGTCTAGTAGCTACACCAATTCGGGTGATTCTTCCTCAGGTAATGACAGCGAAAGGCTGTCTAGCTATAAGGAATATCATATGCACaaaagaaagggaagaaaatcgTCAACCAAGCATTCTAAAGGAAGTACTAGTGTCGGCGCGGAGAGCAACTCTCTCAACGAAAGTGACGATAATGTGGAAAGTTCCAGTGACTTCACCGCAGGTAGTAGTACCCAAAGCGCCAGTCACAGAAAGGGGAGTCATTACCGTAAGGAATTTTACACGCAGGGATGCGAAAATGATGACGATGAAGACATTATcgatatatgtaaaattcTCGATGTTAACCAGTCGCATGAAAGTTCAAGTGAGTACTCTAATGCGAATTCGTTAacaggtaaaaaagggagtcAGGAGGGAAGCACATCAAGTTATGGCATCAACGATGGGAATAATCAAATGGGGGAACGAAGCGACAAAAGTAATAGCCCATTCATTTctgaaaagaagaagaacaacgTTAGTGAAATGTTCTCCAACGGTAGCGGCATATCGAATGGACATACAATATACGAAGaggatggcaaaaaaaaaagtgccaatTTGGGGGACAACCCAAGCGGAGCAACAAACATCCTCAGTAAAAGCAGTGCATCCCACAtcaaagataaaataaacgaaattaaaaacgtaAACAAGAGTgacattttgtttaaatttagATTTAATCATGAAGGTTCATTAAGCAACGAAAATGTATTTTCCGATAGCGACATAAGTGAGAACGAACTGTATGCAAATCCGTTTGGAAGTGCACAGGGCAGTGAAGCTACATCAGATGGACACTCTTCGGAGTATTCATCTTTccaaaggaaaaacaaacaagtAGGAAGCTCACCGAACGATGaagataataaaatgaacaccCCATCTGCAGATAATAATTCACTTGTCAATAATAACAACAAAGGATTCCTTAAAGATGACGAAGGTAATGGGACGAACAAAACCGGAGAAGAAATTGTCCTCAGTGAGAACGAAGAATTTTATgaggaaataattttcaaagAGGAAAGGATAGACGCTGAAGATGCAGCAGATGCAGCAGATGCCGAAATTGCAAGTAGGTCTGAAACTGAAAAGAGTGATCACATGACATACAAGAGTAGTGAAGAGCACTCAAATGTGGGTTACCAAAAGGAGTACTTTAGTAAAATTTATCAGGATAGCCAACCATGCCAGCAAGACGAAGAAACGTCCTCAGAATcgcaaaaaaacgaactaGTTGCTATCGATAAAGAAAGCTTCACAGACAATTTATACTTGAGAAGTAACTCCATAGAAGAACTAGATTCTAATTTGATTACCCACAAGTACAGAAGCAATAATGCAGAAAAGGAACCCCCAAAGGAGGAGTCCCTAAACGGAAGGAATCACATCCCAACTGATTTGTTAAATCGCGAAAAGGATAACGCACCCAGCACCAAgttgtacaaaaaaagaaagggaaaaaaattcttatcAAATAATAAACACCTGCCTGAGAACGAAGCAGATATATCGTTAAACGATTACCATGATGAGCATTCAAGCAAAAATGACAGTGTAAATATAGTGTATTACCGCCCCCATGATGATAAAAGGCAAactaaaagggaaaatacaAATGACAAGCATATCATAGGAACAGAATTGTCCTCCAATTTATCCAACAGAAGTGTACACAGCATACATGCCGTGCACAGCGACAATAACGTCACCCAAGAATGTGACATAAATTATGATTACTCATTTTATTCAAACGTGGGAAGTGATAATAATGGCAATGTCatgaagggaaagaaaaaaaaaaaaaaaatggaaaacttcCTGCACCCCAATagaggaacaaaaatttCTAAactgctttcctttttctcaaaaaagaaaaaaaaaaaaaaactcgaaAAATTGAGTACGTCCAGTGGTGAACCCGCACCTAGTAAACATTCCCCACTGAatgaagaagataaagaTGCGATTTTCCCAAGCAACCCCTTCAGTGATATATCAatagacaaaaaaaacgagaaGGATGTCAGTCTAACAAATAATGCCAAACTAaggaacggaaaaaaaaagcgcctTTTTGTGTCCGAACCGCTACACGGAATGGACAAGCCCAAGCTCGCCATCAAATCGAAGGGAatggggttaaaaaaagtgttaatgatgaaaaaggggatttTTAGCAAGAAAAGTGCCATTGAGAAGAAGCAATCGCTGCCCAAGAATAACGAGGTGGGCGCGCtggaagaaaaggggaaggcaccCCTTGTTAAGGAGTCACCCAAAGGGGATGCAGGCAGTGGTGAAGCGGGCGATGCGGGTGATGCGAGCGATGCAGGTGATGAGAACAACCCGATCAATGCGTCTGAAATGTCCAAATCGTCTGGAGCCTCCAAAGCGCCTGAACCCCCTGGCGAAGCAAACGCTAAGGAGCAATCGAACGAAGAAGCGAACGTCAAAGAAGACCCCGCCAAAGAAACAGAAAACAAGGACGAACCTGTGACGAAAAAAAGCTCAACAGAAATCACCAGTGGTGACGAaccaaacgaaaaaaaagacgaagCGTCTGAAAaggtggaaaataaattcccGAAGAAAATGAGCCCGCTAAGTgttcccaaaaaaataatggtaaaaaaaatagtgccAAAAATAGTCCCCAAAATTGTGGTAAATAAAgcaattattataaaagacAAAAGTACCATCAAAAAAAGCGCGGGTATTAAGTACGAAGTAAAAACAGTGAAAAACATAAATGACAAACTAGCATTCGATGTTTTgagaaaagtaaaatacTGCAAGATTGGATTTGAACCGGACGAGACCTTGGGCACCCTCCCCACAGTTCATTTActaaatgaagataaaattCTGCTAGCTATCGTCCCCTGGCAGCTGGACCTAACTTCCTTTTCGTTGGCAAAATCATCAGTCGAAGAAGAAACtatcaaaaaaataggatTAATGCATAGAAAATTCGACTTATCCATtgaagaaaggaaaaatcaagTACTAAATGAGAATCGCCTCCTAACAGGAGAAGGACTAAAGGAACTCGGTTTCACCTCCACACCAACAACTAGTAAAGCGGCTGTGGCTAGCATAAACCTCCTCGAGGGAATAGACACGAATGCGCTAAAAAATGCCTACAAAATAGAGAAAAAGAGTGAaccaaaggaaaaaacaccCGCGCTGAAAAAAGAAGCACCAAAAATGTCGccgaaagaaaaaggaggcaaaaaaggaggaccCAAATTTATGAAGGGACCCCCCAAAGGAGTGAAGGGAGGACCTGTTAtaggaaagggaaagggtAAAATATCCAAAGTGAAGCAAGCAAAggatgaaggaaaaacaaagagATTTTTCTGGGAAGCCCTATTCGAAGATGACATTCCAGGAACGTTATTTGAAgacaaaaaggaattaatATCCAAGATAGccatagaaaaagaaagtgtAGAAAAATCCTTTGCCAAAGCTGTtagtaaaaaagaagaaggagcagaactcaaaattaaaaaaccaAAAGTTATTCAACTATTGCCTGATTCGAAGAGAGAATACAACATGTCCATTGCTCTCTccaaatttaataattacacaTTCAAAGAAATAAGGGATGCCATCATGGATCTAAATCCAAAAATACTTAACATTGACAACACAGAAGTTTTAATGCAGTATGTACCAACAGCAGAAGAATTCGAAATCGTTAAGGAGTACATCCTCTCAAATGGTGACTTGAACCTAGTTGATAAGCCAGAACAGTATGTTGCCGCGCTTATGGGAGTGCCCCTCCTAAAGCAGAGACTGGAGTCCCATTATTTCGCTCTATCGTTTAAggaaaattacgaaaataCATTAACCCCGTTGGAAAATATCCTAGAATCATGCGAAGCGGTAAAAAATTCCACAAAacttttcaccattttgttcacTATATTAAATGTGGGTAACACATTAAACTATGGAGATCCTCAAAGGGGAAATGCCTTTGGCTTTAAGCTAACAACGTTGGCTAAGCTAAATGATATACGATCAACCACCAAACCGGTTAAAACGCTCCTTCAATATATTTGCGAAATTATCTACCAAAAAAGTGCAGACACCTTAGAAATTATTGAGGAGTTGAGATCCATCGAAAAAGTCACCAAAACGGACAAACAGATTATCGATTCTGTTTTGCAGAAACTGAAATTGGGTtctaataaaattaaaaatgtgctcgATCTAGCTAAAAAGAATCCAGATGATCCGTTATATGAAGCACTCAAAGAATTTTACTTCAGTGTAGAACccaaaattgaagaattaGAGACTTTTTACAATCAAACTTTTGCTGTGTTTAAAGAAATTGCCCTCTACTTAGgctataaagaaaaagaggttGGCAACATACAAGTACAAGacttttttaaagaattgtGGAAGTTCGTCCAGTCAATTGAATTTAACAGAAAAACAATTAACGAGACGACTCTCAAGGAGCtcaagaaaaaagaaaaggaactGGAAAATGTCAAGAAGGGAGCCGTCCTCAgcaaaaagcaaaatttcaCCATCGTTAAGAAGCAAGAGAAGGAGCCAAAAACgcagctggaaaaaaaaacgttcaaGATATTTTGA
- a CDS encoding hypothetical protein, conserved (encoded by transcript PVX_079725A), translated as MNKLFPFFLFLFFCFEIALCENEKKGELFSDTELENIGGSAGDIITSSSRSPTTINGRPSNTNLAGELLKELKTIPPPNVELNEAEFIDPDIICERDYNTPCPNDYNYIGSVHQIDEEICAPSSTYDGPCVGEPLNIKDMAEKTKETWSKKCQTFWPCKKCVRNFTSYCPAKWEKVKGTLRSCEPSLLYHGPCKFQVNFSGYTIQMLEDWSLKCHAWWACDHVNVLDDCPDGDMPITAAATRWRLKKNYQ; from the exons atgaataaacttTTCccattcttcctttttctttttttctgtttcgaGATAGCTTTGTGTGAAAATGAGAAA AAAGGTGAACTCTTTTCGGACACCGAGTTAGAGAACATAGGGGGGAGTGCAG GCGACATTATCACGAGCTCTTCAAGATCACCAACGACGATTAATGGTCGCCCGTCAAACACGAACCTCGCGGGGGAG CTAttaaaggaattaaaaaCCATTCCGCCACCAAACGTCGAAT TGAATGAGGCTGAATTTATTGACCCGGATATTATTTGTGAAAGGGACTACAACACGCCATGTCCAAAT GATTATAACTATATCGGATCTGTCCACCAAATTGACGAAGAGATTTGCGCACCGTCTTCCACCTATGACG GCCCATGTGTTGGGGAGCCGCTCAACATAAAAGACATGGCAGAGAAGACAAAAGAAACGTGGTCTAAAAAGTGCCAAACATTTTGGCCctgcaaaaaatgtgtgaGAAATTTTACGTCCTATTGTCCAG caaaatgggagaaagTTAAGGGCACGTTGCGATCGTGCGAGCCATCTCTGCTATATCATGGGCCCTGTAAATTTCAAGTGAATTTTTCTGGCTATACTATTCAAATGTTGGAGGACTGGAGCTTAAAATGTCACGCCTGGTG GGCCTGCGACCATGTGAATGTGCTGGACGACTGCCCAGACGGCGACATGCCCATTACAGCTGCCGCGACGAG GTGGAGactgaagaaaaattatcaatGA